TTATACTTTATTAGCATTATCCCATGTTCGTGAACATGACAATTGGAGTCACGCTACCAATGACTGGATAAGGATACATGATATAATAAGATTTATTGATGTTAATTATGATGTTCAATATGCTGAAAATTCACGCGAAACTTTTAGAAAACAAGTTATTCATCAATTTAGAGATGCAGCAATTATTGAAGATAATGGAAAAGCCACTAACTCTCCACTGTACAGATATAGATTAACTGAGGAATTTTTAAAGTTAATACAAACTTATGATTCAACTAAATGGGATGATTCCTTAAATGAATTTTTATCAAAACACGAATCTTTAATAGATTTATATTCTTCTAAAAGAGAATTATTAAAAAAACCAGTGTTGATTAATGGAAAAAAATTTAGTTTTTCTCCCGGCTCTCATAATGAATTACAAAAACAAATCATCGAAGAATTTGGTTCTCGTTTTGCACAAGGAAGTGAATGTTTATATGTAGGAGATACAGCTAAAAAAGATTTATTAATTAATAATGAAAAATTAGAAGAATTAGGATTTTCAATTTCAACCCATGACAAAATGCCCGATGTTATTTTATATTGTGAAGATAAAAATTGGATTTATTTTATTGAAGCAGTTACTTCAACAGGACCAATGAATCCTAAAAGAATAGGTGAAATTAACCAGTTAACAGAAAATGTTGATGCAGGTAAGATTTTTATTACCTCATTTTTAAATTTTAGAACTTTTAAGAGATTTGCTGCAGATTTAGCGTGGGATAGTGAAGTTTGGATTGCTGAAAATCCTGATCATTTAATCCATTTTAATGGTGATAGATTTTTAGGCCCAAGGTAAAATTCTATACCAACATGCAAATTTATATTAAGCATTAAATCCAA
The DNA window shown above is from Methanobrevibacter sp. V74 and carries:
- a CDS encoding BsuBI/PstI family type II restriction endonuclease, with product MDNLDSAKEILKAIEMPERQQNDISAYTLLALSHVREHDNWSHATNDWIRIHDIIRFIDVNYDVQYAENSRETFRKQVIHQFRDAAIIEDNGKATNSPLYRYRLTEEFLKLIQTYDSTKWDDSLNEFLSKHESLIDLYSSKRELLKKPVLINGKKFSFSPGSHNELQKQIIEEFGSRFAQGSECLYVGDTAKKDLLINNEKLEELGFSISTHDKMPDVILYCEDKNWIYFIEAVTSTGPMNPKRIGEINQLTENVDAGKIFITSFLNFRTFKRFAADLAWDSEVWIAENPDHLIHFNGDRFLGPR